One genomic window of Streptomyces sp. WP-1 includes the following:
- a CDS encoding helix-turn-helix domain-containing protein, which produces MGEGAQLKQAGTGKRYDVFHTDCPARDMVDHVTSRWGIWVLISLRSNALRFYELRDSIQGISEKMLAQTLRALVQDGLVWREVEPTTPPQVTYGLTEFGQDIGEPLTDLFDRITKRLPADRRPPRGS; this is translated from the coding sequence ATGGGGGAAGGCGCGCAGCTGAAACAGGCCGGGACGGGCAAGCGGTATGACGTGTTTCACACCGACTGCCCCGCGCGTGACATGGTCGACCATGTCACCAGCAGGTGGGGCATCTGGGTGCTGATCTCCTTGCGGAGCAACGCCCTTCGGTTCTACGAGCTGCGGGACAGCATCCAGGGCATCAGCGAGAAGATGCTCGCCCAGACCTTGCGCGCGCTGGTCCAGGACGGCCTGGTCTGGCGAGAGGTCGAGCCGACGACGCCGCCCCAGGTCACCTACGGGCTCACCGAGTTCGGCCAGGACATCGGCGAGCCGCTGACGGACCTGTTCGACCGGATCACGAAGCGGCTCCCGGCGGATCGACGCCCGCCGCGCGGTAGCTGA
- a CDS encoding TetR/AcrR family transcriptional regulator: MTTLSSRAGTKGVPRAARERQVLAAATEEFGRHGYEATTVAAVAARVGVTKPLVHQYFGSKQDLYLACLDPVGDLLLGAIRAAMAAQGTGAPSTPLRVLHALFTALDGRREAWFVLYDPSLPPGSEAARRAASYRDAVDDLAATGTADLLRAAGTSDPLDADALKYAWRGLCTALVRWWINHPDQSAEAMTERCARLLGAARTAFADGDDSA, encoded by the coding sequence ATGACAACGCTCTCCTCCAGGGCCGGTACCAAGGGCGTGCCGAGGGCCGCGCGCGAACGACAGGTTTTGGCCGCGGCCACCGAGGAGTTCGGCCGGCACGGGTACGAGGCCACCACCGTGGCCGCCGTCGCCGCCCGGGTCGGCGTCACCAAGCCGCTCGTGCACCAGTACTTCGGCAGCAAGCAGGACCTCTACCTCGCCTGCCTCGACCCGGTCGGCGACCTGCTGCTGGGCGCGATCCGCGCCGCCATGGCCGCACAGGGCACCGGCGCGCCGTCCACGCCCCTGCGTGTGCTGCACGCCCTGTTCACGGCTCTCGACGGGCGGCGCGAGGCATGGTTCGTCCTCTACGATCCTTCGCTGCCGCCCGGCAGTGAGGCCGCCCGCCGCGCGGCCAGCTACCGCGACGCCGTCGACGACCTCGCCGCGACCGGCACCGCCGACCTCCTGCGCGCCGCCGGGACCAGCGACCCGCTCGACGCCGACGCCCTCAAGTACGCCTGGCGCGGCCTGTGCACCGCGCTGGTCCGCTGGTGGATCAACCACCCCGACCAGTCGGCCGAGGCCATGACCGAGCGCTGCGCGCGGCTCTTGGGCGCCGCCCGCACCGCCTTCGCGGACGGCGACGACAGCGCGTGA
- a CDS encoding ABC transporter substrate-binding protein — MTSTGFRRTFVAIGLCSSLALAATACGSGGGSASGKTRITVNCEPPKSSRTDRKFFDADVASFERQNPDIDVVTHDAFPCEDPKTFDAKLAGGQMEDVFYTYFTDAGHVVDINQAADLTPYLKGMKSYGTLQKQLRDIYTVNGKVYGIPRTGYSMGLIYNRALFERAGLDPDQPPTTWDEVRADAKKIAALGDGTVGYADYSAQNQGGWHFTAELYSQGGDVVSAAGKKATVDTPAGHAVLENLHDMRWDDDSMGSKQLLVINDAQQMMGAGKLGMYLAAPDNIPILVKEKGADYDDIAIGPMPGGQGTLIGGDGYMFNKHDTPAQIRAGLKWLEYMYLTPGKGFLGDYARAKRNNAPVGLPEPRLFTGAADAEDQKIKKANANVPVENYQSFLDGNAKLRMKIEPPDAQQIYSVLDGTVSAVLTKKDADIDGLLKDASGKIDSILARS; from the coding sequence ATGACCAGTACCGGGTTCCGCCGCACCTTCGTCGCGATCGGCCTCTGCTCCTCCCTCGCCCTCGCCGCCACCGCCTGCGGGTCGGGCGGCGGCTCGGCGAGCGGCAAGACACGCATCACCGTCAACTGCGAGCCGCCGAAGAGCTCCAGAACCGACCGGAAGTTCTTCGACGCGGACGTCGCCTCCTTCGAGCGGCAGAACCCGGACATCGACGTCGTCACCCACGACGCCTTCCCCTGCGAGGACCCCAAGACCTTCGACGCCAAGCTCGCCGGCGGCCAGATGGAGGACGTGTTCTACACGTACTTCACCGACGCCGGGCATGTCGTGGACATCAACCAGGCCGCCGATCTCACGCCGTACCTCAAAGGGATGAAGAGCTACGGCACCCTCCAGAAGCAGCTGCGGGACATCTACACGGTGAACGGGAAGGTCTACGGCATACCGCGCACCGGATACAGCATGGGGCTGATCTACAACCGCGCCCTGTTCGAGAGGGCCGGCCTCGACCCCGACCAGCCCCCCACCACCTGGGACGAGGTCCGCGCCGACGCCAAGAAGATCGCCGCCCTCGGCGACGGCACCGTCGGGTACGCCGACTACAGCGCCCAGAACCAGGGCGGCTGGCACTTCACTGCCGAGCTGTACTCCCAGGGCGGCGACGTCGTCAGCGCCGCCGGCAAGAAGGCGACCGTCGACACCCCCGCGGGCCACGCCGTCCTGGAGAACCTGCACGACATGCGGTGGGACGACGACTCCATGGGCAGCAAGCAGCTCCTCGTCATCAACGACGCGCAGCAGATGATGGGCGCCGGGAAGCTCGGCATGTACCTCGCCGCCCCCGACAACATCCCGATCCTCGTCAAGGAGAAGGGTGCCGACTACGACGACATCGCCATCGGCCCGATGCCCGGCGGCCAGGGCACCCTGATCGGCGGCGACGGCTACATGTTCAACAAGCACGACACGCCCGCCCAGATCCGCGCCGGCCTCAAGTGGCTGGAGTACATGTACCTCACCCCCGGCAAGGGCTTCCTCGGCGACTACGCCCGCGCGAAGCGGAACAACGCCCCCGTCGGCCTGCCCGAGCCGCGCCTGTTCACCGGCGCCGCCGACGCCGAGGACCAGAAGATCAAGAAGGCCAACGCCAACGTCCCGGTGGAGAACTACCAGAGCTTTCTCGACGGCAACGCCAAGCTCCGGATGAAGATCGAGCCGCCGGACGCGCAGCAGATCTACTCCGTCCTCGACGGCACCGTCTCCGCCGTGCTCACCAAGAAGGACGCCGACATCGACGGCCTCCTGAAGGACGCGTCCGGCAAGATCGACAGCATTCTGGCCCGGAGCTGA
- a CDS encoding LacI family DNA-binding transcriptional regulator yields MTRRLAEVAKKVGVSEATVSRVLNGRPGVSDATRQAVLTALDVLGYERPTQLRGERARLVGLVLPELQNPIFPAFAEVIGGALAQLGLTPVLCTQTKGGVSEADYVELLLQQQVSGVVFAGGLYAQADAPHDHYRRLADRNIPVVLVNAAIDHLGFPGVSCDDAVAVEQAWRHLASLGHERIGLVLGPGDHMPSARKLAAAHALTGGLADERVARAIFSIEGGHAAASRLIDRGVTGIICASDPLALGAIRAARRKGRDVPGRISVVGYDDSAFMNCTEPPLTTVRQPIEAMGRAAVELLNAQIGGTAVPAEELLFEPELVVRGSTGQAPHD; encoded by the coding sequence ATGACGCGACGACTTGCGGAAGTGGCGAAGAAGGTCGGGGTCAGCGAGGCCACGGTCAGCCGGGTGCTCAACGGCAGGCCCGGGGTCTCCGACGCCACCCGGCAGGCGGTGCTGACGGCCCTCGACGTCCTGGGCTACGAGCGCCCCACCCAGCTGCGCGGTGAACGCGCCCGGCTCGTGGGGCTGGTGCTGCCGGAGTTGCAGAACCCCATCTTCCCCGCGTTCGCCGAGGTCATCGGCGGTGCGCTCGCCCAGCTCGGGCTCACCCCGGTGCTGTGCACCCAGACCAAGGGTGGCGTCTCGGAGGCGGACTACGTCGAACTGCTGCTCCAGCAGCAGGTGTCCGGCGTCGTCTTCGCCGGCGGTCTCTACGCCCAGGCCGACGCCCCGCACGACCACTACCGGCGGCTCGCCGACCGCAACATCCCCGTCGTCCTGGTCAACGCGGCCATCGACCACCTCGGCTTCCCGGGCGTGTCCTGCGACGACGCGGTCGCCGTCGAACAGGCCTGGCGGCACCTCGCCTCGCTCGGCCACGAGCGCATCGGGCTGGTCCTCGGCCCCGGCGACCACATGCCCTCCGCCCGCAAACTGGCCGCCGCGCACGCCCTGACCGGCGGCCTTGCGGACGAGCGGGTCGCGCGGGCCATCTTCTCCATCGAGGGCGGCCACGCCGCCGCCTCGCGGCTGATCGACCGGGGCGTCACCGGCATCATCTGCGCCAGCGACCCCCTCGCCCTCGGCGCGATCCGGGCCGCCCGGCGCAAGGGCCGCGACGTCCCGGGCCGGATCTCCGTCGTCGGCTACGACGACTCGGCGTTCATGAACTGCACCGAGCCCCCGCTCACCACCGTCCGCCAGCCCATCGAGGCCATGGGCCGCGCGGCCGTGGAACTGCTGAACGCGCAGATCGGCGGCACCGCCGTACCCGCCGAGGAGCTTCTGTTCGAACCCGAACTGGTGGTGCGCGGATCGACCGGGCAGGCCCCGCACGACTGA
- a CDS encoding FAD-binding oxidoreductase — MPATATDPHSSRTRSWWGWGYADAHPDDAECVATGALLPGTLARPLPVPRVADLPIGRPAATPPAALAHLVTADPRARAAHAMGKAYRDVIRALRGRPGRIPDLVARPARDRDVADLLHWAGEHGVAVIPFGGGSSVVGGVEYRGDTHRAVLSLDLTSMDRVLEIDTAGRSARIQAGALGPALEAQLRPHGLTLRHFPQSFEFSTLGGWLATRAGGHYATGHTRIDDFVQSLRVITPAGTGTSWRLPASGAGPSPDRFFLGSEGTLGVITEAWMRLQERPRHKASASVAFADFQRALDAVRAVARSDLAPANCRLLDPGEALLSGASHDGSAVLVLGFESATAPVDGRLAAAVELARAHGGRGEATAADRDAPPDAAVGAWRSAFLRMPYLRDGLARMGAVVETFETAATWDRIPALIDAVRTEVGAAATKATGHPATINCRLTHVYPDGAAPYFTVAVAGRPGDEVEVWDDIKAVATDVLHRHRATITHHHAVGRDHRPGYDRQRPDPFALALRAAKDALDPHRILNPGVLLD; from the coding sequence ATGCCTGCCACCGCGACCGACCCGCACAGCTCCCGCACCCGCTCCTGGTGGGGCTGGGGCTATGCCGACGCCCACCCCGACGACGCCGAATGCGTCGCGACCGGGGCCTTGTTGCCGGGCACGCTCGCCCGCCCGCTGCCGGTCCCCCGCGTCGCTGACCTGCCCATCGGCCGCCCCGCCGCGACGCCCCCGGCCGCCCTGGCCCACCTGGTCACGGCCGACCCGCGGGCGCGCGCCGCCCACGCCATGGGCAAGGCGTACCGCGATGTCATCCGCGCCCTGCGCGGCCGCCCCGGCCGGATCCCCGATCTCGTCGCCCGTCCGGCCCGCGACCGGGACGTGGCGGACCTGCTGCACTGGGCCGGCGAGCACGGCGTGGCCGTCATCCCCTTCGGCGGCGGCTCCTCGGTGGTCGGCGGCGTGGAGTACCGGGGCGACACCCATCGCGCCGTACTCTCCCTCGACCTGACCTCGATGGACCGGGTCCTGGAGATCGACACCGCCGGCCGCTCGGCCCGTATCCAGGCCGGTGCCCTCGGCCCCGCGCTGGAGGCCCAACTGCGGCCCCACGGGCTGACGTTGCGCCACTTCCCGCAGAGCTTCGAGTTCTCCACGCTCGGCGGCTGGCTGGCCACCCGGGCGGGCGGCCACTACGCCACCGGCCACACCCGCATCGACGACTTCGTGCAGTCCCTGCGGGTGATCACGCCCGCCGGGACCGGCACGTCCTGGCGACTGCCCGCATCCGGCGCCGGACCGTCGCCGGACCGGTTCTTCCTCGGTTCCGAGGGCACGCTCGGCGTCATCACGGAGGCGTGGATGCGCCTCCAGGAGCGCCCCCGGCACAAGGCCTCCGCCTCCGTGGCCTTCGCCGACTTCCAGCGCGCGCTGGACGCGGTGCGGGCCGTCGCCCGGTCCGACTTGGCCCCGGCCAACTGCCGTCTGCTCGACCCGGGCGAGGCCCTGCTGTCCGGCGCCTCCCACGACGGCTCGGCCGTCCTGGTCCTGGGCTTCGAGTCCGCCACCGCCCCCGTCGACGGCCGGCTCGCGGCCGCCGTGGAGCTGGCCCGTGCCCACGGCGGTCGCGGCGAGGCCACTGCGGCGGACCGGGACGCCCCGCCGGACGCGGCGGTGGGCGCCTGGCGCTCGGCGTTCCTGCGGATGCCGTACCTGCGCGACGGTCTGGCCCGCATGGGGGCCGTCGTCGAGACGTTCGAGACCGCCGCCACCTGGGACCGGATCCCCGCCCTGATCGACGCCGTCCGCACCGAGGTCGGCGCCGCCGCCACGAAGGCCACCGGCCACCCCGCCACCATCAACTGCCGCCTCACCCACGTCTATCCGGACGGCGCCGCCCCCTACTTCACCGTGGCCGTCGCCGGCCGTCCCGGCGACGAGGTCGAGGTCTGGGACGACATCAAGGCCGTCGCGACCGATGTCCTGCACCGCCACCGCGCCACCATCACGCACCACCACGCCGTCGGCCGCGACCACCGCCCCGGCTACGACCGCCAGCGCCCGGATCCCTTCGCACTGGCGCTGCGCGCCGCCAAGGACGCCCTGGACCCCCACCGCATCCTCAACCCGGGCGTTCTGCTCGACTGA
- a CDS encoding SDR family oxidoreductase encodes MIVVTGATGNVGRALTQALAEAGERVTAVSRHTAAVPEGVRHVPADLAEPQGLAPVLDGAKALFLLLSGDLHAPEARPADIIALAAASGVRRIVLLSSQGVATRPLGPSRIAMRALEDALKESGVDWAVLRPGGFASNAFAWAESVRTRRVVAAPFGDVGVPVVDPADIAEVAAACLLDDRHTGGVFELTGPEVITPRRQAEVIAAELGSPVRFHELTREEAKAAMTRFVPAELADDTLDIIGAPNPAELRISPDVERVLGRAPRPFADWVARNIAAFR; translated from the coding sequence ATGATCGTGGTGACCGGGGCTACCGGGAACGTGGGCCGGGCTCTGACACAGGCCCTGGCCGAGGCGGGCGAACGGGTGACGGCGGTGTCGCGGCACACGGCGGCGGTGCCGGAGGGGGTCCGGCACGTACCGGCCGACCTGGCCGAGCCGCAGGGCCTCGCCCCCGTACTGGACGGGGCGAAGGCACTGTTCCTCCTGCTGTCCGGCGACCTGCACGCCCCCGAGGCCAGGCCCGCCGACATCATCGCTCTGGCCGCGGCGAGCGGGGTCCGCCGGATCGTCCTGCTGTCCTCGCAGGGCGTGGCGACCAGGCCGCTCGGCCCGTCGCGGATCGCGATGCGCGCGCTGGAGGACGCGTTGAAGGAGTCCGGCGTCGACTGGGCCGTCCTGCGACCGGGCGGCTTCGCCTCCAACGCCTTCGCCTGGGCGGAGTCCGTCCGCACGCGGAGGGTGGTCGCCGCGCCCTTCGGCGACGTCGGGGTCCCGGTCGTCGACCCGGCGGACATCGCCGAGGTCGCGGCGGCCTGCCTGCTGGACGACCGGCACACCGGCGGGGTCTTCGAACTGACCGGGCCCGAGGTGATCACGCCCCGTCGGCAGGCGGAAGTCATCGCCGCAGAGCTGGGCTCGCCGGTCCGGTTCCACGAACTCACCCGCGAGGAGGCCAAGGCCGCGATGACCCGCTTCGTGCCGGCGGAACTCGCCGACGACACCCTGGACATCATCGGCGCCCCGAACCCCGCCGAACTGCGCATCAGTCCGGACGTCGAGCGAGTCCTCGGCCGCGCCCCGAGGCCCTTCGCGGACTGGGTCGCCCGTAACATCGCCGCTTTCCGCTGA
- a CDS encoding VOC family protein translates to MTLVKAGVVVLDCAEPEKLAVFYKEFLEAEQTHASANLVEIRSADGMRLGFRRDVNAVSPSWPRPENSLQSHLLFLVEDLDAAERRVVGLGGRPIETKDPAGPYEERGYTDPAGHSFTLRLVPITAPKQG, encoded by the coding sequence ATGACATTGGTGAAGGCGGGCGTCGTGGTCCTCGACTGCGCCGAGCCCGAGAAACTGGCCGTGTTCTACAAGGAGTTCCTGGAGGCCGAGCAGACGCACGCCTCCGCCAACCTCGTGGAGATCCGCAGCGCCGACGGCATGCGGCTGGGCTTCCGCCGTGACGTGAACGCCGTTTCGCCCAGCTGGCCCCGCCCGGAGAACTCCCTCCAGTCCCATCTGCTCTTCCTCGTCGAGGACTTGGACGCGGCCGAGCGGCGAGTGGTGGGGCTCGGCGGCCGCCCGATCGAGACGAAGGACCCGGCGGGGCCGTACGAGGAACGCGGCTACACCGACCCGGCCGGCCACTCCTTCACCCTGCGCCTGGTGCCCATCACCGCACCCAAACAGGGCTGA
- a CDS encoding MFS transporter has translation MSDATSDGPTGPLGNTRLPKSVVEMPRQVRDELTRRLRRIKRAFREDDIQVVEGPLLRRAVGASALGNCMEWFDFGIYSYLAAIIGKVFFPSASPTAQLISSFATFAAAFVVRPLGGLVFGPLGDRVGRQKVLATTMIMMAAGTFSIGLIPGYTTIGVAAPVLLLIARMVQGFSTGGEYGGASTFVSEYAPDRRRGFLSSWLDFGTFVGYALGSALVTVLNLALSDAAMLSWGWRVPFLIAGPLGAIGLYIRLRLEESPAFQQQLDEHEKSLAQSSVGGEFKDIIGRHWRELLLCMGIVLLYNVTNYMVTGFMPTYLTVDLHRSATFADLLVLIGMLWIVLLITFIGRLSDRVGRRPVYAVSAAAMIVLAVPSFLLLTRGGTWLPLLGMLILATLLACFAAPSAATLPALFPTAVRYAAMGIGFNVAVAAFGGTTPLVTEALVNLTGDNLAPAYYLMLAGAIGLLTVRFLPETAQMPLNGSRPMVGSRQEEQELISTSQELYLLSKGGPRPV, from the coding sequence GTGAGCGATGCGACGTCCGACGGGCCCACCGGCCCGCTCGGGAACACCAGGCTGCCGAAGTCCGTCGTGGAGATGCCACGACAGGTACGGGACGAACTGACGCGGCGGCTGCGCCGTATCAAACGGGCCTTCCGCGAGGACGACATCCAGGTCGTCGAGGGTCCGCTGCTCCGGCGCGCGGTCGGCGCCTCCGCCCTGGGCAACTGCATGGAATGGTTCGACTTCGGCATCTACAGCTACCTTGCGGCCATCATCGGCAAGGTGTTCTTCCCGTCGGCCTCGCCGACCGCCCAGCTGATCTCCTCGTTCGCGACGTTCGCCGCCGCCTTCGTGGTGCGACCGCTCGGCGGGCTCGTCTTCGGGCCGCTCGGGGACCGCGTCGGGCGGCAGAAGGTGCTGGCCACCACCATGATCATGATGGCGGCCGGGACCTTCTCCATCGGGCTGATCCCGGGCTACACGACCATCGGTGTCGCGGCTCCGGTGCTGCTGCTGATCGCCCGGATGGTGCAGGGCTTCTCGACCGGGGGCGAGTACGGCGGAGCCTCCACGTTCGTCTCCGAGTACGCGCCGGACCGCCGCCGGGGCTTTCTCTCCAGCTGGCTCGACTTCGGCACCTTCGTCGGCTACGCGCTCGGCTCCGCCCTGGTCACCGTGCTGAACCTGGCCCTGAGCGATGCCGCGATGCTCTCCTGGGGCTGGCGCGTGCCGTTCCTCATCGCCGGTCCGCTCGGCGCCATCGGTCTGTACATCCGGCTCAGGCTGGAGGAGTCCCCGGCCTTCCAGCAGCAGCTGGACGAGCACGAGAAGAGCCTCGCGCAGTCCTCGGTGGGCGGCGAGTTCAAGGACATCATCGGCAGGCACTGGCGTGAGCTGCTGCTGTGCATGGGCATCGTGCTGCTCTACAACGTCACCAACTACATGGTCACGGGGTTCATGCCGACCTATCTGACCGTGGACCTGCACCGCTCGGCCACCTTCGCCGACCTGCTGGTCCTCATCGGCATGCTGTGGATCGTGCTGCTGATCACGTTCATCGGCCGGCTCAGCGACCGCGTCGGCCGGCGCCCGGTCTACGCGGTGAGCGCGGCCGCCATGATCGTCCTCGCGGTCCCCTCGTTCCTCTTGCTCACGCGCGGGGGGACCTGGCTGCCGCTGCTCGGGATGCTGATCCTCGCCACCCTGCTGGCGTGCTTCGCCGCGCCCAGCGCGGCCACCCTGCCCGCCCTGTTCCCGACGGCGGTGCGCTATGCCGCCATGGGGATCGGCTTCAATGTCGCGGTGGCCGCGTTCGGCGGTACGACACCGCTGGTCACCGAGGCGCTGGTGAATCTCACCGGTGACAATCTGGCGCCCGCCTACTATCTGATGCTCGCCGGTGCCATCGGCCTGCTCACGGTGCGGTTCCTCCCGGAGACGGCCCAGATGCCGCTGAACGGATCCCGGCCGATGGTCGGCTCCCGGCAGGAGGAACAGGAACTGATCAGCACCTCGCAGGAGCTGTATCTGCTGTCGAAGGGCGGTCCGCGCCCCGTCTGA
- a CDS encoding carbohydrate ABC transporter permease has translation MTKTAERQRTATAVLPVPAPAPAGDRGRRRLIDQLRAYAFLLGGLLCFVLFSWYPAIRAVVIAFQKYTPGSPPRWVGTANFTRVWHDPDFAAAWRNTFSFTVLALLIGFAVPFLLALVLNELRHAKAFFRVVVYLPVMIPPVVSALLWKWFYDPGAGLANEALRFAHLPTSNWSNGTDTALVSLVIVATWANMGGTVLVYLAALQSIPGELYEAAELDGANLLQRIRHVTVPQTRFVIMMLMLLQIIATMQVFTEPFVITGGGPESATVTVLYLIYKYAFLYNDFGGACALSVMLLLLLGVFSAGYLRLTRSEGDTA, from the coding sequence ATGACGAAGACGGCCGAGCGGCAGCGGACGGCCACCGCCGTCCTCCCGGTCCCGGCGCCGGCCCCGGCAGGGGACCGGGGCCGGCGCCGCCTGATCGACCAGCTGCGCGCCTACGCCTTCCTCCTCGGCGGGCTGCTCTGCTTCGTGCTGTTCTCCTGGTACCCGGCGATCCGCGCCGTCGTGATCGCCTTCCAGAAGTACACCCCCGGCTCCCCGCCCCGGTGGGTCGGCACCGCCAACTTCACCCGCGTCTGGCACGACCCGGACTTCGCCGCCGCCTGGCGCAACACCTTCTCCTTCACCGTGCTCGCCCTGCTCATCGGCTTCGCCGTCCCCTTCCTGCTGGCCCTCGTCCTCAATGAACTGCGGCACGCCAAGGCCTTCTTCAGGGTCGTGGTCTACCTGCCGGTGATGATCCCGCCGGTGGTCAGCGCCCTGCTGTGGAAGTGGTTCTACGACCCCGGGGCCGGACTCGCCAACGAGGCGCTGCGCTTCGCCCACCTGCCCACCTCGAACTGGTCCAACGGCACCGACACCGCACTCGTCTCCCTGGTGATCGTGGCGACCTGGGCCAACATGGGCGGCACCGTCCTCGTCTATCTGGCCGCCCTCCAGTCCATCCCCGGCGAGCTGTACGAGGCCGCCGAACTCGACGGCGCGAACCTCCTCCAGCGCATCCGGCACGTCACGGTCCCGCAGACCCGCTTCGTGATCATGATGCTGATGCTCCTTCAGATCATCGCCACCATGCAGGTGTTCACCGAGCCGTTCGTCATCACCGGCGGCGGCCCCGAGAGCGCCACCGTCACCGTGCTCTACCTCATCTACAAATACGCCTTCCTCTACAACGACTTCGGCGGCGCCTGCGCCCTCAGCGTCATGCTCCTGCTGCTGCTCGGTGTCTTCTCCGCCGGCTACCTGCGGCTCACCCGGAGCGAGGGGGACACCGCATGA